One window from the genome of Methanobrevibacter thaueri encodes:
- a CDS encoding helicase C-terminal domain-containing protein has protein sequence MDWQYSYYSEIDPEAVRNFPFERPRDAQLETISEIRKAIAKGYRYIVLEAGTGTGKSAIAATLANMSESSYILTVTKQLQDQYLKDFKNFKLVKGRSNFQCRSYLEENVHQSCEEGKCIVEGFNCPYSIKNENPPTCHYYAQKYDALNAKNVIANYHYMFLELNYVEDFTKRELLICDEAHNLESMLMSQLKLEFAKSDLKEYIRYELTDDTIDDLNNGSYNDWIIFIEEIKSAYITELSKIENLNKPVLLEKISALKQKISDCNRFVENINYDPDSWIIDYDEEFETLEFKPVKVDSYAVNTLFDFADVSLFMSATILDYELFAKWLGIDPSEIYAIRRRTPFDNARNPIIVSNEYNLSKSYIRLNAPKTIELLEDILSSHENEKGIIHTVSSECMCFIMDNVRSDRLIAHNTKNRSEILEEFKRSDEALVLVSPSMDEGVDLPGDECRFQIVYKIPYPDLGSKQVKSRIALDGEWYDYKTSLRLVQTHGRGMRFVEDYCKTYFIDNRLKNYVLTSKFIPEDLKDFVRSKADIKEGLDYLNDSDYENAIRFFKGLVKEDADDFRVYLYLSRAYHESDLYEEELQVIFRYLSKYPKDYGHFKSSLEVLDSMGYFDLGQYQKF, from the coding sequence ATGGATTGGCAGTACAGTTACTATTCAGAAATAGACCCGGAAGCGGTCCGCAATTTCCCATTCGAAAGGCCCAGGGACGCCCAGTTGGAAACCATTTCAGAAATCCGCAAAGCCATTGCCAAGGGATACCGCTACATCGTGCTGGAAGCGGGTACGGGAACCGGAAAATCAGCAATAGCAGCAACACTGGCCAACATGAGCGAATCATCATACATACTGACCGTCACCAAACAGCTTCAGGACCAATACCTTAAGGATTTCAAAAACTTCAAACTCGTAAAGGGAAGGTCCAACTTTCAATGCAGAAGCTATCTTGAGGAGAATGTGCACCAGTCCTGCGAGGAGGGCAAATGCATCGTTGAGGGATTCAACTGTCCATACTCAATAAAAAACGAGAATCCTCCGACATGCCATTACTACGCCCAGAAATACGATGCATTGAACGCAAAGAACGTCATTGCCAATTACCATTACATGTTTTTGGAACTCAATTACGTTGAGGATTTCACAAAAAGGGAACTGCTCATATGTGATGAGGCACATAACCTCGAGTCAATGCTTATGAGTCAGCTGAAGCTTGAATTTGCCAAAAGCGACCTTAAGGAATACATCCGCTATGAGCTGACGGACGATACGATAGATGACCTGAATAACGGCAGCTATAACGACTGGATCATATTCATCGAGGAGATAAAGTCAGCATACATCACTGAGCTGTCAAAAATCGAGAACCTAAACAAGCCGGTCCTGCTTGAAAAGATCTCTGCCCTAAAGCAGAAGATCAGCGACTGCAACAGGTTCGTTGAAAACATCAACTATGACCCCGACAGCTGGATAATTGATTATGATGAGGAGTTCGAAACCCTGGAGTTCAAGCCGGTTAAGGTGGACAGCTATGCGGTAAACACGCTCTTTGACTTTGCCGACGTTTCGCTTTTCATGAGCGCCACCATACTGGATTATGAGCTCTTTGCAAAATGGCTTGGAATTGACCCCTCTGAGATATATGCAATCAGGCGAAGAACTCCATTTGACAATGCACGAAACCCAATAATAGTTTCAAACGAGTATAATCTATCAAAATCCTATATCAGGCTGAATGCTCCAAAGACAATTGAATTATTGGAGGACATCCTGTCCAGTCATGAAAACGAGAAGGGAATAATCCACACCGTAAGCAGCGAATGCATGTGCTTCATAATGGACAATGTCAGAAGCGACAGGCTGATTGCCCACAACACCAAAAACCGCTCTGAAATATTGGAGGAGTTCAAAAGAAGCGATGAAGCATTGGTTCTGGTTTCCCCTTCAATGGATGAGGGCGTGGACCTGCCGGGCGACGAGTGCAGGTTTCAGATAGTCTACAAGATTCCCTATCCTGATTTGGGAAGCAAGCAGGTCAAGTCACGCATTGCCCTTGACGGCGAGTGGTATGACTACAAGACAAGCCTGAGGCTTGTTCAGACTCACGGAAGGGGAATGAGGTTTGTGGAGGACTACTGCAAGACATATTTCATCGACAACCGGTTGAAAAACTATGTCCTCACAAGCAAGTTCATCCCCGAGGACCTAAAGGATTTTGTAAGGTCAAAGGCTGACATTAAGGAGGGTTTGGATTATCTCAACGACAGCGACTATGAAAATGCAATCAGGTTCTTCAAGGGACTTGTTAAAGAGGATGCCGATGATTTCAGAGTGTATCTATACCTGTCCAGGGCATATCATGAAAGCGACCTATATGAGGAGGAACTGCAGGTCATTTTCAGGTATCTTTCCAAATATCCGAAGGACTACGGTCATTTCAAATCCAGCCTTGAAGTGCTGGACTCAATGGGATATTTCGATTTGGGCCAATATCAAAAATTCTAA
- a CDS encoding zinc ribbon domain-containing protein, translating into MKTKTCKKCGNTVEVTAKYCQKCGSNEFIQKAEVVVQRSQPSTVHKLFYWDYDGQYILSKSKLAGISAFLLLASMCVLSNAPVAIIIIGAIIGALIFFLGFAIHNLRSNPSKSKLDYNDYGVLQDLYHLLFFWQNKKTGQFVLSKTKIISHLIFLLFAAIACFLPTAKSLFAVILFGMFFEVPAFLIGYGIHKLTNPYPVNPKREIPKPKEMPKPKPEIKRPVETPGSVPEYMGYKTQIEDMIREYEVKEAHTRDLIEKRFEPPQLTYSRFIGVVDKSTKMFNHQSDSALTMINLANDYSPKIENEIKSKISVLRQIISKLDDLTNELVLTMEKSDDNEINSLFDDMSNLINSVNDYD; encoded by the coding sequence ATGAAGACTAAAACTTGTAAGAAATGCGGAAACACAGTGGAAGTCACTGCAAAATACTGTCAGAAATGCGGCAGCAACGAATTCATACAGAAAGCGGAGGTCGTGGTGCAAAGGTCACAGCCTTCAACAGTGCATAAACTGTTCTATTGGGATTATGACGGCCAATACATCTTGTCCAAGTCAAAACTGGCCGGAATTTCAGCTTTCCTTCTCTTGGCATCAATGTGTGTACTTTCAAACGCTCCGGTTGCGATAATCATCATTGGAGCAATAATCGGCGCCCTGATATTTTTCCTGGGTTTTGCCATTCATAACCTGAGGTCAAATCCATCAAAAAGCAAACTGGACTATAACGATTATGGAGTTCTGCAGGACTTATACCATTTGCTGTTCTTTTGGCAGAACAAGAAGACAGGCCAGTTTGTGCTTTCAAAGACAAAGATAATTTCACATCTCATCTTTCTGCTTTTCGCAGCCATCGCATGTTTCCTGCCAACTGCCAAAAGCTTATTTGCGGTGATTCTCTTCGGAATGTTCTTTGAAGTTCCTGCATTCCTCATAGGATACGGAATTCATAAGCTGACCAATCCATATCCCGTCAATCCGAAAAGGGAAATTCCAAAGCCGAAGGAGATGCCGAAACCAAAACCTGAAATTAAAAGGCCGGTTGAAACTCCAGGATCCGTGCCGGAATACATGGGATACAAAACCCAGATTGAGGACATGATAAGGGAATATGAAGTTAAGGAGGCGCATACCCGTGATTTGATTGAAAAGCGCTTCGAACCGCCTCAACTGACCTATTCCAGATTCATCGGCGTGGTGGACAAGTCAACAAAAATGTTCAACCACCAATCCGATTCCGCACTGACAATGATCAACCTGGCCAACGACTACTCCCCTAAAATCGAAAACGAAATCAAAAGCAAAATCAGCGTCCTAAGGCAAATCATCTCAAAGCTTGACGATTTGACAAACGAGCTGGTCCTGACAATGGAAAAGTCAGATGACAATGAAATCAACAGCCTCTTTGATGACATGTCAAACCTGATTAATTCCGTCAACGATTACGATTAG
- a CDS encoding AAA family ATPase, with protein MLEWTVCNNCGKILDNSQTACPTCGSQVDKIDIGYLSNELAKLKFLVNTLNVFRPYCESLNDLDVSLESVILDDLFQWFAYLGLGDEVITDNELEFINTLLGSTYTKDDIYNLSDLKLDSTQLLSFKCLSELDSFGQGFDMHNLNSANELYECFKLFGKFFITVDNRLDEKVLGDYNECIGFLKDKYANITERPITLNIPDAEEEIEEEEESLEDYLAELNKLIGLENVKKDVNSLINLVQIRKIRESRGIKQPAMSLHLVFSGNPGTGKTTVARLLAKIYRQIGVLSKGHLVETDRSGLVGGYVGQTAIKTQEVIQSALGGILFIDEAYSLASTSENDYGREAIDTILKAMEDNRDDFIVIVAGYTELMDRFLHSNPGLESRFNKFLEFRDYTAEELYDIFILMADEANLWVDKAGCKYLEEYFDRLVENKPANFANGRAVRNLFEEVLTAQANRLAPQKEITDEELNTLTFEDFLVDENED; from the coding sequence ATGTTAGAGTGGACAGTTTGCAACAATTGTGGAAAAATCCTTGACAACTCACAGACCGCATGCCCGACATGCGGTTCTCAAGTCGACAAGATAGACATAGGCTATCTGAGCAATGAACTAGCCAAATTGAAGTTTCTGGTGAACACCTTAAACGTTTTCAGGCCATACTGCGAATCCTTGAATGACCTGGACGTATCCCTGGAAAGCGTCATCCTTGACGATCTCTTCCAGTGGTTTGCCTATCTCGGATTGGGCGATGAGGTGATTACCGACAACGAGCTTGAGTTCATAAACACCCTGCTTGGCTCCACATATACGAAGGATGATATTTATAACCTCTCAGATTTGAAACTGGACTCCACTCAACTGCTGTCATTCAAGTGCCTGAGCGAACTGGATTCATTCGGCCAGGGCTTTGACATGCATAACCTAAACTCAGCAAACGAGCTCTACGAGTGCTTCAAGCTTTTCGGCAAGTTCTTCATAACCGTGGACAACCGGCTGGATGAGAAGGTGCTTGGCGACTACAATGAATGCATAGGATTTTTAAAGGACAAGTACGCAAACATCACCGAAAGGCCAATCACTCTGAATATCCCTGACGCTGAGGAGGAAATCGAAGAGGAAGAGGAGTCACTTGAGGACTATCTGGCCGAACTGAACAAGCTGATAGGTCTTGAAAACGTTAAAAAGGATGTAAATTCACTGATCAATCTAGTCCAAATAAGGAAAATACGCGAATCCCGTGGAATAAAGCAGCCCGCCATGAGCCTGCATCTGGTGTTCAGCGGAAACCCTGGAACCGGAAAGACCACTGTTGCACGCCTTCTTGCCAAAATCTACAGGCAGATTGGCGTTTTGAGCAAGGGACATCTGGTTGAAACCGACAGGTCAGGTCTTGTTGGAGGATATGTCGGCCAGACCGCCATAAAGACACAGGAGGTAATCCAGTCAGCGTTGGGCGGAATACTCTTTATAGATGAGGCATACAGCCTTGCATCCACCAGCGAGAACGACTACGGAAGGGAAGCGATTGACACGATTCTCAAGGCCATGGAGGACAACAGGGACGATTTCATAGTGATTGTCGCCGGATATACTGAACTGATGGACAGGTTCCTACACTCAAATCCCGGCCTCGAGTCACGTTTCAACAAGTTCCTGGAGTTCAGGGACTACACTGCCGAAGAGCTCTACGACATATTCATACTCATGGCCGATGAGGCCAACCTGTGGGTCGATAAGGCCGGCTGCAAGTATCTTGAGGAATACTTTGACAGGCTGGTTGAAAACAAGCCCGCCAACTTTGCAAACGGCCGTGCCGTGCGCAACCTCTTCGAGGAGGTGCTGACCGCACAGGCAAACAGGCTCGCTCCTCAAAAGGAGATTACCGATGAAGAACTTAACACATTAACATTTGAGGATTTCCTGGTTGATGAAAATGAAGACTAA
- a CDS encoding SseB family protein, with protein MQRSYVTNNHLVSKFNEIGGYFEDGNEVPEYLFIQFVQELGVSNLLIPGIIEDDTLSFDILTSDDESIDVLPLFSDDEAFIECYGEDSEFSPIANDIRIYIDLLNDSELDGILFNPDSVDFLLERDILVNLPLPPVIETDDEFEGYDGERLLNIAQEASNDSLIEFLKSDDDSFEALMLELQKSTLLNAVVSEEDLSVYAKNGVISSEDAGEFLLCTTGDEETQFGVLFTSADAIRQGLDEESEMNCYCQVALLGEFLEFVLKSDMDGIIINPGSDDYLIGREALLEAYGGLALDNPAFKNARDYAFML; from the coding sequence ATGCAGAGAAGTTACGTGACTAACAATCATTTGGTAAGCAAGTTCAATGAAATCGGAGGCTACTTCGAGGATGGAAATGAAGTGCCTGAATATCTTTTTATCCAATTCGTGCAGGAGTTGGGCGTTTCTAATTTACTTATTCCGGGAATAATTGAGGATGATACACTGAGTTTTGATATATTGACATCTGATGATGAATCAATCGACGTCCTGCCGCTTTTCAGCGATGATGAGGCATTCATCGAATGCTACGGTGAGGACAGCGAATTCAGCCCCATTGCAAATGACATCAGGATCTACATTGACCTTTTAAACGACAGCGAGCTTGACGGAATACTCTTCAATCCCGATAGCGTTGATTTCCTTCTGGAAAGGGACATATTGGTGAACCTGCCGCTGCCTCCGGTTATTGAGACAGACGATGAGTTTGAAGGATACGATGGCGAAAGGCTCCTGAACATAGCCCAAGAAGCCTCAAACGATTCATTGATTGAGTTTTTAAAAAGCGATGACGACAGCTTTGAGGCGCTTATGCTTGAGCTTCAGAAATCCACACTGCTCAATGCCGTCGTAAGCGAGGAGGACCTATCAGTCTATGCCAAAAACGGAGTGATATCCAGTGAGGATGCGGGGGAATTTCTCCTGTGCACAACAGGCGATGAGGAAACCCAATTTGGAGTTCTTTTCACAAGCGCAGACGCAATAAGGCAAGGTCTCGATGAGGAATCCGAGATGAACTGCTACTGCCAGGTTGCATTGCTTGGCGAGTTTCTTGAATTTGTCCTCAAAAGTGACATGGACGGCATAATAATTAATCCAGGTTCCGATGACTATTTAATAGGCAGAGAGGCATTGCTTGAGGCATATGGCGGATTGGCACTTGACAATCCCGCATTCAAAAATGCGAGGGATTATGCTTTCATGCTGTGA
- a CDS encoding helix-turn-helix domain-containing protein, translated as MEKLNEDEMWAIIGFIKVSQTRYATLKALEDNFLIPSEIAKKTNIRVTQISNSLHDLKEKNLVECKNEEASKGRIYQNTELGSAVLKILEK; from the coding sequence ATGGAAAAACTTAATGAAGATGAAATGTGGGCCATAATAGGCTTTATCAAGGTCTCACAAACCAGATACGCCACATTGAAGGCACTTGAAGACAATTTCCTGATACCGAGCGAAATCGCCAAGAAGACAAACATCAGGGTCACCCAAATATCAAACTCACTTCATGACCTGAAGGAAAAGAATCTTGTCGAATGCAAAAACGAGGAAGCAAGCAAGGGCAGGATATATCAGAACACCGAACTGGGCTCTGCCGTCCTAAAGATTCTTGAAAAGTGA
- a CDS encoding zinc ribbon domain-containing protein — protein MELKNFFRNSSNEIYNQNMDLLEDYDLITPLGSPNKLFLKFLNSKSLEIKNDEITAELIEEFESSLDSINLRLAKNQREKENIFRQERVWINILQNGEWIGTDLLLEHDGVVIEKTKEKLLYSEMSEINISEGGWSKNKITIDTYDDEFTFEINESKAVPLMEILEDNIENQNRDEIDDLMDLYALFEEGKISEEELEIRKALIYSDDRYCTNCGEKLDADAQFCSNCGQAVED, from the coding sequence ATGGAACTTAAGAACTTTTTCAGGAATTCCTCAAATGAAATCTATAATCAGAATATGGATTTGCTGGAAGACTATGATTTGATAACACCATTAGGTTCCCCTAACAAACTCTTTTTAAAATTTCTGAACTCCAAAAGCCTTGAAATAAAAAATGATGAAATCACCGCTGAGCTGATTGAGGAGTTTGAAAGCTCGCTTGATTCAATAAACCTCCGTCTTGCCAAAAACCAGAGGGAAAAGGAGAACATCTTCAGGCAGGAAAGGGTCTGGATCAACATACTCCAGAACGGCGAATGGATCGGAACAGACCTGCTTTTAGAGCATGACGGCGTGGTGATTGAAAAGACCAAGGAGAAGTTATTGTACTCTGAAATGTCTGAAATCAACATTTCCGAAGGTGGATGGTCCAAAAACAAGATCACAATTGACACCTATGATGATGAGTTCACCTTTGAAATCAATGAAAGCAAGGCCGTGCCCCTAATGGAGATTCTTGAGGACAACATCGAGAATCAGAACCGTGACGAGATTGATGATCTGATGGATTTGTACGCACTCTTTGAGGAGGGAAAGATTTCCGAGGAGGAGCTTGAAATCAGAAAGGCCTTGATTTACAGTGATGACAGGTACTGCACCAATTGCGGTGAGAAACTGGATGCGGATGCGCAATTCTGCTCCAATTGCGGTCAGGCTGTTGAGGACTAG